The following proteins are co-located in the Anomalospiza imberbis isolate Cuckoo-Finch-1a 21T00152 chromosome 1, ASM3175350v1, whole genome shotgun sequence genome:
- the GJC2 gene encoding gap junction gamma-2 protein, which translates to MTNMSWSFLTRLLEEIHNHSTFVGKVWLTVLIVFRIVLTAVGGESIYSDEQSKFTCNTKQPGCDNVCYDAFAPLSHVRFWVFQIIVISTPSVMYLGYAIHRIARSAEEEKKFKGFKKKKQFALNWQAVRNMEDAMEADEEEPMISDDAAEHEKAKAKPKCKEQQKHDGRRRIQQEGLMKIYVFQLLTRASFEVCFLIGQYLLYGFEVEAYYVCNRVPCPHTVDCFVSRPTEKTIFLLVMYVVSCLCLLLNMCEMFHLGFGTIRDAIRNRKINSFRQPPYNYAYPKNISCPPEYNLVVKSEKSTKIPNSLMAHEQNLANVAQEQQCTSPDENLPADLSTLHKHLRVAQEQLDIAFQSYSSTQANTQPSRTSSPTSGGTVVEQNRANTAQEKQGAKPKASLEKGSSSSKDGKTSVWI; encoded by the coding sequence ATGACCAACATGAGCTGGAGCTTCCTCACCCGCCTGCTAGAAGAGATTCACAATCACTCCACCTTCGTGGGGAAGGTCTGGCTCACCGTGCTCATCGTCTTCCGCATCGTCCTGACGGCGGTGGGGGGCGAGTCCATCTACTCTGATGAGCAGAGCAAGTTCACCTGCAACACCAAGCAGCCGGGCTGCGACAACGTCTGCTACGATGCCTTCGCGCCGCTGTCGCACGTCAGGTTCTGGGTCTTCCAGATCATCGTGATCTCCACGCCCTCCGTCATGTACCTGGGCTACGCCATCCACAGGATCGCCCGCTCGGCCGAGGAGGAGAAGAAGTTCAAGGGGttcaagaagaagaagcagttTGCCCTGAACTGGCAGGCCGTGCGTAACATGGAGGACGCCATGGAGGCCGACGAGGAGGAGCCCATGATCTCCGACGATGCGGCCGAGCACGAGAAGGCAAAGGCCAAGCCCAAGtgcaaggagcagcagaagcacGATGGGAGGAGGCGCATCCAGCAGGAGGGACTGATGAAAATCTACGTCTTCCAGCTCCTCACCCGGGCTTCCTTCGAGGTTTGCTTTCTGATAGGGCAGTATTTGCTCTATGGTTTCGAGGTGGAAGCTTATTACGTCTGCAACAGGGTCCCTTGTCCCCACACCGTGGACTGCTTTGTGTCCCGGCCCACGGAGAAGACCATCTTCCTCCTGGTGATGTACGTGGTgagctgcctgtgcctgctgctgaaCATGTGCGAGATGTTCCACCTGGGATTCGGGACCATCCGCGACGCCATCCGCAACCGGAAAATCAACAGCTTCCGGCAGCCCCCCTACAACTACGCCTACCCCAAGAACATCTCCTGCCCTCCTGAGTACAACCTGGTTGTCAAATCCGAGAAGTCCACCAAGATCCCCAACAGCCTGATGGCCCACGAGCAGAACTTGGCCAACGTggctcaggagcagcagtgcaccAGCCCCGATGAGAACCTGCCGGCGGATCTGTCCACGCTGCACAAGCACCTGCGGGtggcccaggagcagctggacaTCGCCTTCCAgagctacagcagcacccaggccAACACGCAGCCCTCTCGGACCAGCAGCCCCACCTCAGGGGGCACCGTGGTGGAGCAGAACAGGGCCAACACCGCCCAGGAGAAACAAGGTGCTAAACCCAAGGCCTCCCTGGAGAAAGGCAGCTCCAGTAGTAAAGACGGGAAGACGTCTGTGTGGATATAA